In a single window of the Streptomyces sp. NBC_00285 genome:
- the sucC gene encoding ADP-forming succinate--CoA ligase subunit beta, translating to MDLFEYQARDLFAKHDVPVLAGEVIDTPEAARAATERLGGKSVVKAQVKVGGRGKAGGVKLAATVDEAVEHATNILGMDIKGHTVHKVMIAETAPEILEEYYVSFLLDRANRTFLSIASVEGGMEIEEVAETRPEAVAKTPIDANVGVTPEIARQIVEAAKFPAEVADKVANVLVTLWKTFVEEDALLVEVNPLAKVASGDVIALDGKVSLDENAEFRQPGHEALQDKDSANPLEAAAKEKNLNYVKLDGEVGIIGNGAGLVMSTLDVVAYAGENHGGVKPANFLDIGGGASAAVMANGLEIILGDPDVKSVFVNVFGGITACDEVANGIVQALQLLADKGEEVTKPLVVRLDGNNAELGRKILSDANHPLVQRVDTMDGAADKAAELAAAK from the coding sequence GTGGACCTGTTCGAGTACCAGGCGAGGGACCTCTTCGCCAAGCACGATGTACCGGTGCTGGCCGGTGAAGTCATCGACACGCCTGAGGCGGCCCGCGCAGCCACCGAGCGCCTCGGTGGCAAGTCCGTCGTCAAGGCCCAGGTGAAGGTCGGCGGCCGCGGCAAGGCCGGTGGCGTCAAGCTTGCCGCCACTGTCGACGAGGCCGTCGAGCACGCCACCAACATCCTCGGCATGGACATCAAGGGCCACACGGTCCACAAGGTGATGATCGCCGAGACGGCCCCGGAGATCCTGGAGGAGTACTACGTCTCCTTCCTCCTCGACCGTGCCAACCGCACCTTCCTCTCCATCGCGTCCGTCGAGGGCGGCATGGAGATCGAGGAGGTGGCGGAGACCCGCCCCGAGGCCGTCGCCAAGACGCCGATCGACGCCAACGTGGGTGTGACCCCCGAGATCGCGCGCCAGATCGTCGAGGCCGCGAAGTTCCCGGCCGAGGTGGCCGACAAGGTCGCCAACGTCCTGGTCACCCTGTGGAAGACCTTCGTCGAGGAGGACGCCCTCCTGGTCGAGGTCAACCCGCTGGCCAAGGTCGCCTCCGGTGACGTCATCGCCCTCGACGGCAAGGTCTCCCTCGACGAGAACGCCGAGTTCCGTCAGCCGGGGCACGAGGCTCTCCAGGACAAGGACTCCGCGAACCCGCTGGAGGCCGCCGCCAAGGAGAAGAACCTCAACTACGTCAAGCTCGACGGCGAGGTCGGCATCATCGGCAACGGCGCGGGTCTCGTCATGAGCACCCTGGACGTCGTCGCGTACGCCGGTGAGAACCACGGTGGCGTGAAGCCGGCCAACTTCCTCGACATCGGCGGCGGCGCGTCCGCGGCCGTGATGGCGAACGGCCTGGAGATCATCCTGGGCGACCCCGACGTCAAGTCGGTCTTCGTCAACGTCTTCGGCGGCATCACCGCCTGCGACGAGGTCGCCAACGGCATCGTGCAGGCGCTGCAGCTGCTCGCGGACAAGGGCGAGGAAGTCACCAAGCCCCTCGTCGTCCGTCTCGACGGCAACAACGCCGAGCTGGGTCGCAAGATCCTCTCCGACGCCAACCACCCGCTGGTGCAGCGCGTGGACACCATGGACGGCGCGGCCGACAAGGCCGCCGAGCTCGCGGCTGCGAAGTAA
- the sucD gene encoding succinate--CoA ligase subunit alpha translates to MAIFLTKDSKVIVQGMTGSTGMKHTKLMLADGTNIVGGVNPRKAGTSVDIDGTDIPVFGTVAEAIEKTGANVSVLFVPPAFAKAAVVEAIDAEIPLAVVITEGIAVHDSAAFYAYAGSKGDKTRIIGPNCPGLITPGQSNAGIIPGDITKPGRIGLVSKSGTLTYQMMYELRDIGFSSAVGIGGDPIIGTTHIDALAAFEADPDTDLIVMIGEIGGDAEERAAAFIAKNVTKPVVGYVAGFTAPEGKTMGHAGAIVSGSSGTAAAKKEALEAAGVKVGKTPTETAKLAREILAG, encoded by the coding sequence ATGGCTATCTTCCTCACCAAAGACAGCAAGGTCATCGTCCAGGGCATGACCGGCTCCACGGGCATGAAGCACACCAAGCTCATGCTCGCCGACGGCACGAACATCGTCGGTGGCGTGAACCCGCGCAAGGCGGGCACGTCCGTGGACATCGACGGCACCGACATCCCGGTGTTCGGCACGGTCGCCGAGGCGATCGAGAAGACGGGCGCGAACGTATCCGTCCTCTTCGTCCCGCCGGCCTTCGCCAAGGCCGCCGTGGTCGAGGCGATCGACGCCGAGATCCCGCTCGCGGTCGTCATCACCGAGGGCATCGCGGTCCACGACTCGGCCGCGTTCTACGCGTACGCCGGGTCCAAGGGCGACAAGACCCGGATCATCGGCCCGAACTGCCCCGGTCTCATCACCCCGGGTCAGTCGAACGCCGGCATCATCCCGGGCGACATCACCAAGCCGGGCCGTATCGGCCTGGTCTCGAAGTCCGGCACGCTGACGTACCAGATGATGTACGAGCTGCGTGACATCGGCTTCTCCTCCGCCGTCGGCATCGGTGGTGACCCGATCATCGGCACCACGCACATCGACGCGCTCGCCGCGTTCGAGGCCGACCCCGACACCGACCTGATCGTGATGATCGGTGAGATCGGTGGCGACGCGGAGGAGCGGGCCGCGGCCTTCATCGCGAAGAACGTGACCAAGCCGGTCGTCGGCTACGTCGCGGGCTTCACCGCGCCCGAGGGCAAGACCATGGGCCACGCCGGTGCCATCGTCTCCGGCTCCTCCGGCACGGCCGCCGCGAAGAAGGAGGCCCTCGAGGCCGCGGGCGTCAAGGTCGGCAAGACGCCGACCGAGACGGCGAAGCTCGCGCGCGAGATCCTGGCCGGCTGA
- a CDS encoding sigma factor-like helix-turn-helix DNA-binding protein, with protein MTQNPATRLPSPEVTGPQREHTDPLPESESPAAPLTPAQAFDALYAFCSPALVRQTYLLTGRRELARESVERAFQLAWERWPEVAVDRDPAGWVRAMAYEFALSPWQHLRPRHRHPEAPVADPSDRALMAVLQKLPPPQRRTLLLYDGVGLDLPETAAETEASTPTTAGRLLRAREVVATRLPELSDPGELHRRLAELASTERLRAAVPRTVRTGGERRVRFWTRAAIAVTVALIGTTALTLRTAPTHYEPPVAPGAEVQGVPARVAQGSLSDAELKLRKKLREATASGPERLVPDGR; from the coding sequence GTGACGCAGAACCCTGCGACCCGCCTCCCCTCGCCGGAGGTGACGGGGCCTCAGCGGGAGCACACGGACCCTCTGCCCGAATCCGAGTCGCCGGCCGCCCCTCTGACGCCCGCTCAGGCATTCGACGCGCTGTACGCGTTCTGCTCCCCCGCCCTCGTCCGGCAGACGTATCTGCTCACCGGCCGCCGCGAACTCGCCCGTGAGTCGGTCGAACGGGCATTCCAACTCGCCTGGGAGCGCTGGCCCGAGGTGGCGGTGGACCGGGACCCGGCAGGCTGGGTACGGGCGATGGCGTACGAGTTCGCACTCTCCCCCTGGCAGCACCTCCGCCCCCGCCACCGGCACCCCGAGGCGCCCGTCGCCGACCCGTCCGACCGCGCGCTGATGGCCGTACTCCAGAAACTCCCGCCGCCGCAGCGCCGCACACTCCTGCTGTACGACGGTGTCGGCCTCGATCTCCCGGAGACGGCGGCGGAGACGGAGGCGAGCACCCCGACGACGGCCGGCCGGCTGCTGCGCGCCCGCGAAGTGGTCGCCACCCGGCTGCCGGAGCTGTCCGATCCCGGCGAGCTGCACCGACGGCTGGCCGAACTGGCCTCCACGGAACGGCTGCGCGCGGCGGTTCCGCGCACGGTACGGACGGGCGGTGAACGCCGGGTCCGCTTCTGGACGCGCGCCGCCATCGCGGTCACGGTGGCACTGATCGGCACGACGGCACTCACGCTGCGGACGGCACCGACCCACTACGAGCCGCCGGTCGCTCCGGGCGCGGAGGTGCAGGGGGTGCCGGCGCGGGTGGCGCAGGGTTCCCTGTCCGACGCCGAGCTGAAGCTGCGGAAGAAGCTGCGCGAGGCGACGGCGAGCGGGCCGGAGAGGCTGGTTCCGGACGGTCGGTGA